In Massilistercora timonensis, the following are encoded in one genomic region:
- a CDS encoding ClC family H(+)/Cl(-) exchange transporter, translating into MKKSISGTLSRARRFPVLLIGEGLLVGGIGGFVVVLYRMALDVAGDWLEGILAYAGQTPWRMAGWFLVLGALAWLVSRLVSWEPLISGSGIPQLEGEMAGKLEQKWYRVLPAKFLGGFLCLLGGLALGREGPSIQLGAMAGKGISRGLDRGKTEEKFLLTCGAGAGLSAAFHAPLAGVMFSLEEVHKNFSVSALLSVMTASLTADFLATAVLGTDSVFQFTITRELPVHFYWMVLGLGVVLGVLGAFYNWFTLKVQSLYDRATFLNSTGRILIPFFCAGVLGFTAPELLGSGHDLIEKLTSVDMLLGTAVFLLVGRFLFSAVSFGSGAPGGIFFPLLVLGGYMGGIFAMAGIRLWGLDPVFLNNFVLLAMAGYFAAVVRAPLTGIILIFEMTGTLTQMLSLSVVSIVAYVTATLLGSRPIYESLLDRLLLRRGEKPPKEQGEKMLMHFAVSRGSRIEDLTIGEIQWPENCLLVAVERGSQEIIPRGKTRLLAGDVIVTMTDERDEARVHDEMEKLCREMF; encoded by the coding sequence GTGAAGAAGAGTATCTCAGGAACCTTAAGCCGCGCCCGGCGGTTTCCTGTGCTCCTGATCGGAGAAGGCCTTCTGGTAGGCGGCATTGGCGGCTTCGTGGTGGTCCTGTACCGGATGGCGCTGGATGTGGCGGGGGATTGGCTTGAGGGGATCCTTGCCTATGCGGGGCAGACGCCCTGGCGGATGGCAGGATGGTTCCTGGTGCTGGGGGCGCTGGCCTGGCTGGTGTCCCGGCTGGTGTCCTGGGAACCGCTGATCTCAGGCAGCGGGATCCCTCAGCTGGAGGGAGAGATGGCCGGGAAACTGGAGCAGAAATGGTACCGGGTCCTGCCGGCCAAATTCCTGGGAGGATTCTTGTGTCTGTTGGGAGGGCTCGCCCTGGGAAGGGAGGGCCCTTCCATTCAGCTTGGCGCCATGGCGGGCAAAGGGATCTCCCGGGGACTGGACCGGGGGAAGACAGAGGAGAAGTTCCTTCTCACCTGCGGAGCCGGAGCCGGATTGTCCGCGGCATTTCACGCGCCTCTGGCAGGGGTGATGTTCTCCCTGGAGGAGGTGCATAAGAATTTCTCCGTCTCAGCCCTTTTGTCGGTGATGACCGCCTCTCTGACAGCGGATTTCCTGGCTACGGCAGTGCTGGGGACAGACTCTGTCTTTCAGTTTACCATCACCCGGGAGCTTCCGGTCCATTTCTACTGGATGGTCCTGGGCCTTGGCGTTGTCCTTGGGGTACTGGGAGCCTTCTATAACTGGTTTACCCTGAAGGTGCAGTCCCTCTATGACAGAGCAACGTTCTTAAATTCCACAGGCAGGATCCTGATCCCCTTCTTCTGCGCGGGGGTTCTGGGCTTTACGGCGCCGGAGCTTCTGGGCAGCGGACACGATCTGATCGAGAAGCTGACCAGTGTGGATATGCTGCTGGGGACGGCGGTGTTCCTTCTGGTGGGGAGATTCCTGTTTTCCGCGGTAAGCTTCGGATCCGGGGCGCCGGGCGGGATCTTCTTCCCCCTGCTGGTGCTGGGAGGCTATATGGGCGGGATCTTCGCCATGGCGGGGATCCGGCTGTGGGGGCTGGATCCGGTGTTCCTCAATAATTTTGTCCTGCTGGCCATGGCAGGGTATTTCGCGGCGGTGGTGCGGGCGCCTCTTACCGGAATCATCCTGATCTTTGAGATGACCGGGACGCTGACCCAGATGCTGTCCCTTTCTGTGGTGTCCATTGTGGCCTATGTCACGGCTACGCTTCTGGGATCCCGGCCTATCTATGAAAGCCTTCTGGACCGGCTGCTCCTTCGCAGAGGAGAGAAGCCGCCCAAAGAGCAGGGTGAGAAAATGCTGATGCATTTTGCCGTCAGCAGAGGCAGCCGGATCGAGGATCTGACCATCGGGGAGATCCAATGGCCGGAGAACTGCCTTCTGGTGGCAGTTGAACGGGGAAGCCAGGAGATCATCCCCAGAGGGAAGACCCGGCTGCTGGCAGGGGACGTGATCGTCACCATGACAGATGAGCGGGACGAGGCCAGAGTCCATGATGAGATGGAGAAGCTGTGCCGGGAGATGTTCTGA
- a CDS encoding amidophosphoribosyltransferase, giving the protein MGGLFGVASKEDCVLELFYGVDYHSHLGTRRGGMATHGADGFNRAIHNIENSPFRTKFDRDVGEMKGNLGIGCISDFEPQPLLIQSHLGSFAITTVGKINNQEELLRQVYRDGHSHFQEMSSGQINATELVASLICKKPTIVEGIQYVQEIVDGSMTMLLMTKDGLYAARDRYGRTPLVIGHKEGAYCVSFESFAYINLGYQDYKELGPAEIAFITPEGVETLAGPGQEMKICSFLWVYYGYPTSSYEGVNVEEMRYKCGSMLARRDGDSVEPDIVAGVPDSGVAHAIGYSNEAGIPYARPFIKYTPTWPRSFMPTNQSQRNLIARMKLIPVKALIENKKLLLIDDSIVRGTQLRETTEFLYQSGAKEVHVRPACPPLLYGCKYLNFSRSKSEMDLITRRMIREREGENCSQEVLEEYANPCSCRYAQMIEDIRKQQNFTTLRYHRLDDLIASIGIEPCKLCTYCFDGKE; this is encoded by the coding sequence ATGGGAGGACTTTTTGGCGTAGCTTCAAAGGAAGATTGTGTACTGGAACTGTTTTACGGAGTCGATTACCATTCTCACCTGGGAACCAGAAGAGGCGGAATGGCGACCCACGGAGCGGACGGGTTTAACCGGGCTATCCACAACATCGAGAATTCTCCGTTCCGGACCAAATTTGACCGGGACGTGGGAGAGATGAAGGGAAATCTGGGAATCGGCTGTATCTCGGATTTTGAGCCCCAGCCCCTTTTGATCCAGTCTCATCTGGGAAGCTTTGCTATCACCACGGTGGGAAAGATCAATAATCAGGAAGAACTTCTAAGACAGGTATACCGGGACGGCCATTCTCATTTCCAGGAGATGAGCAGCGGCCAGATCAACGCCACAGAGCTGGTGGCTTCCCTGATCTGCAAGAAGCCTACCATTGTGGAAGGGATTCAGTATGTCCAGGAGATCGTGGACGGGTCCATGACGATGCTTCTGATGACCAAGGACGGGCTTTACGCTGCCAGAGACCGGTACGGGCGGACTCCGCTGGTGATCGGGCACAAAGAGGGAGCCTACTGTGTATCTTTCGAAAGCTTTGCATATATCAATCTGGGATACCAGGATTACAAGGAACTTGGCCCCGCAGAGATCGCGTTTATCACGCCGGAAGGGGTGGAGACGCTGGCAGGGCCGGGGCAGGAGATGAAGATCTGCTCCTTCCTGTGGGTCTACTATGGATATCCCACCTCTTCCTACGAGGGGGTCAATGTAGAAGAGATGCGTTATAAATGCGGAAGTATGCTGGCCCGGCGGGACGGTGATTCCGTAGAACCGGATATCGTGGCGGGAGTTCCAGATTCCGGCGTGGCCCATGCCATCGGATACTCCAACGAGGCGGGGATCCCCTATGCAAGGCCCTTCATCAAATATACGCCAACCTGGCCCAGATCCTTTATGCCCACCAACCAGAGCCAGAGGAATCTGATCGCCCGGATGAAGCTGATCCCGGTGAAGGCGCTGATCGAGAACAAGAAGCTGCTCCTCATCGACGACTCCATCGTAAGAGGGACACAGCTTCGGGAGACCACAGAGTTCTTATACCAGAGCGGAGCCAAGGAAGTGCACGTCCGTCCGGCGTGTCCGCCCCTTCTCTACGGATGTAAGTATCTGAACTTCTCCCGTTCCAAGTCGGAGATGGATCTGATCACCAGAAGGATGATCCGGGAGCGGGAAGGAGAGAACTGTTCCCAGGAAGTGCTGGAAGAGTACGCGAATCCCTGCAGCTGCCGGTACGCCCAGATGATCGAGGATATCCGGAAGCAGCAGAATTTCACCACCCTCCGGTATCACCGGCTGGACGATCTGATCGCGTCCATCGGGATCGAGCCCTGTAAGCTTTGTACTTACTGCTTTGACGGGAAAGAATAG
- a CDS encoding GNAT family N-acetyltransferase: MDNVMFQRAADDSDLAAIAGLADEIWHQHFQTILSPEQIDYMVEKFQSYPALKSQVEEEGYEYYQTLVDGTLAGYIGIHPETDALFLSKLYLHKDYRGRHIATQAFHFLIDLCKKRGLKKIWLTCNKHNDSSLAVYHHLGFQVTDTQEADIGNGFIMDDYIMTYVI, from the coding sequence ATGGACAACGTAATGTTTCAAAGAGCTGCAGACGACTCTGATCTTGCGGCGATCGCCGGCCTTGCCGATGAAATCTGGCATCAGCATTTTCAGACCATCCTTTCCCCGGAGCAGATCGACTACATGGTAGAAAAATTCCAGTCTTACCCGGCGCTGAAATCCCAGGTGGAAGAGGAGGGCTACGAATACTATCAGACCCTTGTGGACGGAACCCTCGCCGGCTACATCGGCATCCATCCGGAGACCGACGCCCTGTTCCTGAGTAAGCTGTATCTTCACAAGGACTACCGGGGACGGCATATCGCCACACAGGCTTTTCATTTTCTTATTGATCTCTGCAAAAAGCGGGGATTGAAGAAGATCTGGCTTACCTGCAACAAACACAACGACAGTTCCCTTGCGGTTTACCATCACCTGGGATTCCAGGTCACCGATACCCAGGAGGCAGATATTGGAAATGGATTTATCATGGACGACTATATCATGACTTATGTGATCTGA
- a CDS encoding TIGR00266 family protein: protein MKYEIKGDTLPVVLCYLEGGEKMINEGGSMSWMSPNMKMETTTNGGVGKAFGRMFAGEKMFQNVYTAEGGNGMIAFASSFPGSIRAFEITPGQDMVFQKSAFLAGEAGVNLSIFFNKRFGAGLFGGEGFIMQRVSGQGIVFAEFDGHVIEYDLQPGQQIIVDTGHLAAMSATCGIDIQSVPGVKNMLFGGEGLFNTVITGPGHVWLQTMPISNVAGILRPYLPSGS from the coding sequence ATGAAGTACGAGATCAAAGGAGATACGCTCCCGGTTGTACTGTGCTACCTGGAGGGCGGCGAGAAGATGATCAACGAGGGCGGCAGCATGTCCTGGATGTCTCCCAACATGAAGATGGAGACCACCACCAACGGCGGCGTGGGCAAGGCGTTTGGCCGGATGTTCGCCGGAGAGAAGATGTTCCAGAATGTGTATACGGCAGAGGGAGGGAACGGCATGATCGCCTTTGCTTCCAGCTTCCCGGGTTCCATTCGGGCATTTGAGATCACGCCGGGACAGGATATGGTGTTCCAGAAGAGCGCTTTCCTGGCAGGGGAAGCGGGAGTAAATCTTTCCATTTTCTTCAACAAACGGTTCGGAGCAGGCCTGTTTGGCGGCGAGGGATTCATCATGCAGCGGGTATCCGGGCAGGGGATCGTGTTCGCGGAGTTTGACGGCCATGTGATCGAATATGATCTTCAGCCGGGACAGCAGATCATTGTGGATACCGGACATCTGGCGGCTATGTCAGCCACCTGTGGCATCGATATCCAGAGCGTTCCTGGGGTGAAGAACATGCTGTTTGGCGGCGAGGGACTTTTCAACACCGTGATCACCGGTCCGGGGCATGTATGGCTGCAGACCATGCCCATCAGCAATGTGGCCGGTATCTTAAGACCGTACCTGCCTTCCGGGTCATAG
- a CDS encoding ABC transporter ATP-binding protein — protein MSGFVSLKDVKKIYQMGEVEIMAAAGINFEIQKGEFAVVVGPSGAGKTTVLNILGGMDTATSGQVVVDGEDIARYSQRQLTAYRRDDIGFVFQFYNLIPNLTALENVELALQICKDPMDARQVMREVGLGDRMDNFPAQLSGGEQQRVSIARALAKNPKLLLCDEPTGALDYNTGKSILKLLQDTCRNLGMTVILITHNSAIAPMADRVIKIKNGLVSRVIENENPVSVETIEW, from the coding sequence ATGAGCGGATTTGTATCGTTGAAGGATGTGAAGAAGATCTACCAGATGGGGGAAGTGGAGATCATGGCGGCGGCCGGGATCAACTTTGAGATCCAGAAAGGGGAGTTCGCCGTGGTGGTAGGTCCCAGCGGCGCCGGCAAGACCACTGTGCTCAACATCCTGGGAGGTATGGATACCGCAACTTCCGGACAGGTGGTGGTGGACGGGGAGGACATCGCCCGGTATTCCCAGCGGCAGCTTACCGCCTACCGGAGGGACGACATCGGGTTTGTTTTCCAGTTCTACAACCTGATCCCCAACCTGACTGCCCTGGAGAATGTGGAACTGGCGCTTCAGATCTGCAAGGATCCTATGGACGCCAGACAGGTGATGCGGGAAGTGGGCCTGGGAGATCGAATGGACAACTTCCCGGCGCAGCTGTCCGGCGGGGAGCAGCAGCGGGTGTCCATCGCCCGGGCGCTGGCGAAGAATCCCAAGCTTCTGTTGTGTGACGAGCCTACAGGGGCGCTGGATTACAACACGGGCAAATCCATCCTGAAGCTTTTGCAGGATACCTGCAGGAACCTTGGGATGACGGTGATCCTGATCACCCACAATTCAGCCATCGCGCCGATGGCGGACCGGGTGATCAAGATCAAGAACGGATTGGTTTCCCGGGTGATCGAGAATGAGAACCCGGTTTCCGTTGAGACCATAGAGTGGTAG
- a CDS encoding HAD family hydrolase, which translates to MLGTEAIRCVALDLDGTTLNSQGKLSERTRQAIRAALERRIHVIVASGRPVSSLPEEVVGIPGIRYAVTSNGAVVRDLETGEILREYKLTPEAAEEILGLTEGMDVAYETFIAGIPYAQASYVADPVRYGAAAAAVPYVRRTRKPVEDIRGFIRRHKRELDSIDVVIREGKEELWKKLETQVEDIYVTSSVPQLLEISYKEAGKASGVRFLLDRLKIAREHLAAFGDGDNDSGMLRLAGIGVAVANAVPGCLAAADRITGSNDEDGVAAELERILAEF; encoded by the coding sequence ATGTTAGGGACAGAAGCGATCCGATGTGTCGCGCTGGATCTGGACGGAACTACACTGAACAGCCAGGGAAAGCTGAGCGAGCGGACCAGGCAGGCCATCCGGGCGGCGCTGGAGCGAAGAATCCATGTGATCGTCGCCAGCGGCCGTCCGGTCAGTTCTCTGCCGGAAGAGGTGGTTGGGATCCCCGGGATCCGGTACGCAGTCACCTCTAACGGGGCTGTGGTGAGAGACCTTGAGACGGGAGAGATCCTGCGGGAATACAAGCTGACGCCGGAGGCGGCGGAAGAGATCCTGGGGCTGACGGAAGGGATGGACGTGGCCTATGAGACCTTTATCGCCGGGATCCCTTATGCCCAGGCTTCTTATGTGGCGGACCCGGTCCGGTACGGGGCTGCTGCGGCAGCAGTGCCCTATGTGCGAAGGACTCGGAAGCCGGTGGAGGATATCCGGGGATTCATCCGGCGGCACAAGAGGGAGCTTGACAGTATCGACGTGGTGATACGGGAGGGAAAGGAAGAATTATGGAAAAAGCTGGAGACACAGGTGGAGGACATCTATGTGACGTCCTCTGTGCCCCAGCTTCTGGAGATCTCTTATAAAGAGGCGGGAAAAGCCTCGGGCGTCCGGTTCTTGCTGGACCGTCTTAAAATTGCCAGGGAGCACCTGGCAGCCTTTGGAGACGGGGACAATGACAGCGGGATGCTGCGACTTGCCGGGATCGGCGTGGCGGTGGCCAACGCCGTTCCCGGGTGTCTGGCCGCGGCGGACCGGATCACAGGATCCAATGATGAGGATGGTGTGGCTGCGGAACTGGAACGGATACTGGCAGAGTTTTAA
- a CDS encoding FtsX-like permease family protein — protein sequence MGTKATRKDFYREIRKSPGRFLSILFIVALGVAFFSGIRSSEPDMRLTGDAYFDGTNLMDIQVMSTYGVTEDDLAALAEVEGVEAVEGAYSQDFLSTLDDEQTVLHVMSLPEEMNQVAVSEGRLPKAADECMVDNAMGYEIGDEIVLESGTDDPVEDTLGTDTFTVVGKGSSPCYISFERGSTTIGTGTLDGFLVVPKSAFVTEVYTEAYLQVEGAKELTTYTDAYDEKIETMLDRVEDITGERGRIRRDELIAEAQEELDEARQELEDGRKTAQEELEDAWSQIEDGESQLEDAKAQLEDGRAQIRDAKATLNSKQKELDDGLKQYQDGKDQLEAGKKAYQQGKEEFDGQKAQAEQSFQELEEQMATLQGQIETGTEAYNKLQQAMDQLRAPIEELESHIEELKKLEQTDEVQKQIAALEGQKKAYEDKVEELEGQASEVKTGLDQAQQGYNQLSAGLEEGRKQLEDGQKQLKDTKKQLDASEKELKAAYQEIQSGQSQIDAAWDELESQEQTLKDGEAEIRENKKKLADAKEEYEEGKQEAEDEIAQGEQEIRDAEEEIQDIELPDWYVYDRGNLPEHDGYGENADRMRAIGQVFPVIFFLVAALISLTSMTRMVEEQRIEVGTMKALGYDRFTTASKYLGYALLATVGGSILGVLIGEKILPFIIIYAYGIMYQNIPEILVPYQWSYAAMASAAAVACTIAATLMACYREMGAQPAVLMRPPSPKKGQRVLLERVRIIWNHLNFNWKSAVRNLVRYKKKLFMTVFGIGGCMALMLVGFGLRDSIFEIADLQYGELQFYDGSIFPEEDLSQEERQELETFLKEDPDVRDFLDVDMMNQTLEHGKNTHEAYTCVLSDTQKGRDFLCFRDRKTHESYQLPDDGAIITEKTADLLNAEVGDTIVLRDEEKGDREVKISEVCENYMGHYLYLSADYYQELYGEEPEYNAIFFQVPEGYSQDRLEDAGQVILARDEVLSVSYTHDIRSQLDDMLTSLNLVIVVLIISAGMLAFVVLYNLNNISITERQRELATLKVLGFYDPEVAMYVYRENIVLTVLGAAFGIVLGRILHLFVIQTVEVDAAMFGRNVNLPSYLYSFLFTLLFTLVVNLVMYFKLKKIDMVESLKSIE from the coding sequence ATGGGCACAAAAGCGACGCGAAAAGACTTTTATAGAGAAATACGGAAAAGCCCGGGGCGCTTTCTGTCCATTTTGTTTATTGTGGCTCTTGGCGTGGCCTTTTTCTCCGGGATCCGGTCTTCGGAACCGGATATGCGGCTGACCGGCGACGCCTATTTTGACGGGACCAACCTGATGGACATCCAGGTGATGAGCACTTACGGGGTTACGGAGGACGATCTTGCAGCCCTGGCAGAGGTGGAGGGCGTGGAGGCTGTGGAAGGAGCCTACAGCCAGGATTTCTTAAGCACTCTGGATGATGAGCAGACGGTGCTCCATGTAATGTCCCTGCCGGAAGAGATGAACCAGGTGGCTGTCAGCGAGGGGCGGCTTCCAAAGGCGGCGGATGAGTGCATGGTGGACAATGCCATGGGTTACGAGATCGGAGACGAGATCGTCCTGGAATCCGGGACCGATGATCCGGTGGAGGATACCCTGGGGACCGATACATTTACGGTAGTGGGAAAGGGAAGCTCTCCCTGCTATATTTCCTTTGAACGGGGAAGCACCACCATCGGCACCGGTACGCTGGATGGTTTTCTTGTGGTGCCAAAGAGCGCTTTTGTGACGGAGGTGTATACAGAGGCTTATCTCCAGGTGGAAGGGGCGAAGGAACTGACCACCTACACGGACGCTTATGATGAGAAGATCGAGACGATGCTGGACCGGGTGGAGGATATCACCGGAGAACGGGGACGGATCCGCCGGGATGAGTTGATCGCGGAGGCCCAGGAAGAGCTTGACGAGGCGCGCCAGGAACTGGAGGACGGGCGCAAAACTGCCCAGGAAGAGCTTGAGGATGCCTGGAGCCAGATTGAGGACGGAGAATCTCAGCTTGAGGACGCCAAGGCGCAGCTTGAAGACGGAAGAGCTCAGATCCGGGACGCTAAGGCGACCCTGAATTCCAAACAGAAGGAACTGGACGACGGGCTTAAACAGTACCAGGATGGAAAAGACCAGCTGGAGGCGGGCAAGAAGGCGTACCAGCAGGGGAAGGAAGAATTTGATGGGCAGAAAGCCCAGGCAGAGCAGAGTTTCCAGGAGCTGGAGGAGCAGATGGCGACCCTGCAGGGGCAGATCGAGACAGGGACAGAAGCGTACAATAAGCTGCAGCAGGCAATGGATCAGTTGCGGGCTCCCATCGAGGAACTGGAGAGTCATATTGAAGAATTAAAGAAGCTGGAGCAGACAGATGAGGTCCAGAAGCAGATTGCCGCTCTGGAAGGGCAGAAAAAAGCATACGAGGACAAGGTAGAAGAGCTGGAAGGGCAGGCTTCTGAGGTGAAAACCGGACTGGATCAGGCGCAGCAGGGGTATAACCAGTTAAGCGCCGGTCTGGAAGAGGGAAGAAAACAGCTGGAAGACGGCCAGAAGCAGCTGAAGGATACAAAGAAGCAGCTGGACGCCAGTGAGAAGGAATTAAAGGCAGCTTATCAGGAGATCCAGAGCGGCCAGTCTCAGATTGATGCCGCCTGGGATGAACTGGAGTCTCAGGAACAGACCCTTAAGGACGGGGAAGCCGAGATCCGGGAAAATAAGAAGAAGCTTGCGGACGCCAAAGAGGAGTACGAGGAAGGGAAGCAGGAAGCTGAGGATGAGATTGCCCAGGGCGAACAGGAGATCCGGGACGCGGAGGAAGAGATTCAGGATATTGAACTTCCCGACTGGTACGTGTACGACCGGGGAAATCTCCCGGAACACGACGGGTACGGGGAGAACGCAGACCGGATGCGGGCCATCGGCCAGGTGTTCCCGGTGATCTTCTTCCTGGTGGCGGCGCTGATCAGCTTGACCAGCATGACCCGGATGGTGGAGGAGCAGCGGATCGAGGTGGGGACTATGAAGGCCCTGGGCTACGATCGGTTTACCACTGCTTCCAAATACCTGGGATACGCACTTCTTGCCACGGTGGGAGGCAGTATCCTGGGCGTACTGATCGGGGAGAAGATCCTGCCCTTTATCATCATCTATGCCTACGGGATCATGTATCAGAATATTCCGGAGATCCTGGTGCCTTATCAGTGGAGTTATGCGGCCATGGCTTCCGCGGCGGCGGTGGCCTGTACCATCGCGGCTACACTGATGGCCTGCTACCGGGAGATGGGTGCGCAGCCGGCGGTACTGATGCGTCCGCCCTCTCCCAAGAAGGGGCAGCGGGTACTGCTGGAACGGGTACGGATCATCTGGAACCACCTGAATTTCAACTGGAAATCTGCTGTCCGCAACCTGGTGCGGTATAAGAAGAAGCTGTTTATGACGGTGTTTGGCATCGGCGGATGTATGGCGCTGATGCTGGTGGGATTTGGTCTTAGGGATTCTATTTTCGAGATCGCGGATCTTCAGTATGGGGAGCTGCAGTTCTATGACGGAAGCATTTTCCCGGAGGAGGATTTAAGCCAGGAAGAGCGCCAGGAGCTGGAAACCTTCCTGAAGGAAGATCCCGACGTGCGGGATTTCCTGGATGTGGATATGATGAACCAGACCCTGGAGCATGGCAAAAACACTCATGAAGCATACACGTGCGTGTTGAGCGACACTCAGAAGGGCAGGGATTTCCTCTGCTTCCGGGACAGGAAGACTCATGAAAGCTACCAGCTTCCGGACGACGGGGCCATCATCACAGAGAAGACCGCAGACCTTCTGAATGCGGAAGTGGGGGACACCATTGTTCTCCGGGATGAGGAAAAAGGGGACAGGGAAGTAAAGATCAGTGAGGTCTGCGAGAATTATATGGGCCATTACCTTTATCTTTCTGCAGACTATTATCAGGAGCTCTACGGGGAGGAGCCGGAGTATAACGCCATCTTCTTCCAGGTGCCGGAAGGCTACTCTCAGGATCGGCTGGAAGACGCAGGCCAGGTCATTCTGGCCAGGGATGAGGTGTTGAGTGTAAGCTATACCCATGATATCCGTTCCCAGCTGGACGATATGCTGACCAGTCTTAATCTGGTCATCGTGGTGCTGATCATCTCCGCGGGCATGCTGGCCTTTGTGGTGCTCTATAACCTGAACAACATCAGTATCACAGAGCGGCAGAGGGAGCTGGCCACCCTGAAGGTGCTGGGCTTCTATGATCCGGAGGTGGCCATGTATGTCTACCGGGAGAATATCGTGCTTACCGTGTTGGGCGCGGCCTTTGGAATTGTCCTGGGAAGGATCCTTCATCTGTTTGTGATCCAGACGGTGGAGGTGGACGCCGCCATGTTCGGAAGGAACGTGAACCTGCCCAGCTATCTCTACAGCTTCCTGTTTACCTTGCTTTTCACGCTGGTGGTGAATCTGGTGATGTATTTCAAGCTGAAGAAGATCGATATGGTAGAATCCCTGAAGAGTATCGAGTAA